A DNA window from Candidatus Methylomirabilota bacterium contains the following coding sequences:
- a CDS encoding DUF3106 domain-containing protein, translating to MKARVLAGLLVLLAIVLGAILEVAWGQTPQIEGLDRLTPEERAIAERNLERWQRMTPEQRARALENYRRWKSMTPEERQAARQNYQRFRQLPPEEKARILRDLQHWNELPEARRQELQKAHERFQNLPPERRERILERYRRWEAMPPAERERVMKNYERWQQMTPEQRAQARERWRKIPPEERERLREQWKSATPEERERLRQQYGGQRPPRGQERSR from the coding sequence ATGAAGGCCCGCGTGCTCGCGGGGCTCCTCGTCCTCCTCGCGATCGTCCTCGGCGCGATCCTGGAGGTCGCGTGGGGCCAGACGCCCCAGATCGAGGGGCTCGACCGGCTCACGCCCGAGGAGCGTGCGATCGCCGAGCGGAACCTCGAGCGGTGGCAGCGGATGACGCCCGAGCAGCGCGCGCGCGCGCTGGAGAACTATCGCCGCTGGAAGTCCATGACGCCGGAGGAGCGCCAGGCCGCGCGGCAGAACTATCAGCGGTTCCGCCAGCTCCCGCCCGAGGAGAAGGCGCGGATCCTGAGGGACCTCCAGCACTGGAACGAGCTGCCTGAGGCGCGGCGGCAGGAGCTCCAGAAGGCGCACGAGCGCTTCCAGAACCTGCCGCCCGAGCGGCGCGAGCGTATCCTGGAGCGGTACCGCCGGTGGGAGGCGATGCCGCCCGCCGAGCGCGAGCGTGTCATGAAGAACTACGAGCGCTGGCAGCAGATGACGCCCGAGCAGCGCGCCCAGGCGCGTGAGCGCTGGCGCAAGATCCCGCCCGAGGAGCGCGAGCGCCTCCGCGAGCAGTGGAAGAGCGCCACGCCCGAGGAGCGGGAGCGGCTCCGGCAGCAGTACGGCGGCCAGCGCCCGCCGCGCGGCCAGGAGCGTTCGCGGTGA
- a CDS encoding RNA polymerase sigma factor has translation MADRDEEAFNLLVARYQERSYRLAWSILRNADDARDLSQEALIRLYQSAGSFGGRSKFSTWFYRILVNLCLDHRRKNRGWRLWLRDEPDPESGEALLDRQPSPVTDPLDALGRERTLSTLWAAVDRLAPQQRAAVILQVQEELPTAEIAMVLKCSEATVRVHIHRALQTLRKTMGTS, from the coding sequence GTGGCCGATCGGGACGAGGAGGCGTTCAATCTCCTCGTCGCGCGGTACCAGGAACGCTCGTACCGGCTCGCATGGTCGATCCTCCGGAACGCCGACGACGCGCGCGACCTCTCGCAAGAGGCGCTCATCCGGCTCTACCAGTCCGCTGGGAGCTTCGGCGGTCGTTCGAAGTTCTCGACCTGGTTCTACCGGATCCTCGTCAACCTCTGCCTGGACCATCGCCGGAAGAACCGGGGCTGGCGCCTGTGGCTGCGCGACGAGCCGGATCCGGAGTCGGGCGAGGCGCTCCTGGACCGCCAGCCGTCCCCGGTCACGGACCCCCTGGACGCCCTCGGTCGGGAGCGGACGTTGAGCACGCTGTGGGCGGCGGTCGACCGGCTCGCGCCCCAGCAGCGCGCGGCGGTCATCTTACAAGTGCAGGAGGAGCTGCCGACCGCCGAGATCGCGATGGTGCTGAAGTGCTCGGAAGCGACGGTGCGCGTGCACATCCACCGCGCGCTGCAGACGCTCAGGAAGACGATGGGGACGAGCTGA
- a CDS encoding zf-HC2 domain-containing protein: MARHPESELVPYVRGELTPQERERVARHLEDCPDCRQDADGLRDLLAKLSRSVPVPPAVNWGGYRAELREKLTARSARRRVWWSRPLPLVLSASLAGVVLVLALWSGWQSPSGVEPMTPEEAVIGRRLGLLQQYPVVERLDLLEEFDVIQHLDQLAGTREG, encoded by the coding sequence ATGGCCAGGCATCCCGAGAGCGAGCTGGTGCCGTATGTGCGGGGCGAGCTCACGCCCCAGGAGCGCGAGCGCGTCGCGCGGCACCTCGAGGACTGCCCCGACTGCCGCCAGGACGCCGACGGCCTGCGCGATCTCCTGGCGAAGCTCTCGCGCTCCGTGCCCGTCCCGCCCGCGGTCAACTGGGGCGGCTACCGCGCGGAGCTCCGCGAGAAGCTCACGGCGCGGAGCGCGCGGCGCCGGGTGTGGTGGAGCCGGCCGCTGCCGCTCGTGCTCTCGGCGAGCCTCGCCGGCGTCGTCCTCGTCCTCGCCCTCTGGAGCGGATGGCAGTCGCCGAGCGGCGTGGAGCCCATGACGCCCGAGGAGGCCGTCATCGGCCGCCGACTCGGGCTCCTCCAGCAGTACCCGGTGGTCGAGCGGCTCGACCTCCTCGAGGAATTCGACGTGATCCAGCACCTCGACCAGCTCGCGGGGACACGGGAGGGCTAG
- a CDS encoding chromosome partitioning protein ParB yields MADKAPSQQAQQLASQVERDGGRVLAVYQEPVGDHWQVFCLLPRERCEASPYQRDLSPTHVKRLTETVKRLDRFVDPIVAVSPKPGVYWTPNGNHRRAVLDKLKADLVPAILVVEREMLFEVLPLNVEKAHNLKEKSLEVIRMYRALVRDEPDTGEDAWAAQFESPHFITLGLLYDENKRFAGGAFAPILRRVDKFLKLTLPKGLEERKERADLVRAADEALGEVVQKIKKRGINHPYVKNYVLARTTPLTRARKTLPPFDQTFRKLRENLKAFDVAQVRYADIQRSAIMGAPQGD; encoded by the coding sequence ATGGCTGACAAGGCGCCTTCCCAGCAAGCGCAACAGCTCGCCTCGCAGGTCGAGCGCGACGGCGGGCGCGTGCTCGCGGTGTACCAGGAGCCCGTCGGCGATCACTGGCAGGTCTTCTGTCTCCTGCCCCGCGAGCGCTGCGAGGCGAGCCCCTACCAGCGCGACCTCTCGCCCACCCACGTGAAGCGCCTGACCGAGACCGTGAAGCGGCTCGATCGCTTCGTGGACCCGATCGTGGCGGTGTCGCCGAAGCCCGGCGTCTACTGGACGCCGAACGGCAACCACCGCCGCGCGGTGCTCGACAAGCTCAAGGCCGACCTCGTGCCGGCGATCCTCGTCGTCGAGCGCGAGATGCTCTTCGAGGTCCTCCCGCTGAACGTCGAGAAGGCGCACAACCTCAAGGAGAAGTCGCTCGAGGTCATCCGCATGTACCGGGCGCTCGTCCGCGACGAGCCCGACACCGGCGAGGACGCGTGGGCGGCGCAGTTCGAGTCGCCGCACTTCATCACGCTCGGCCTCCTCTACGACGAGAACAAGCGCTTCGCGGGCGGCGCCTTCGCGCCGATCCTCCGGCGCGTGGACAAGTTCCTGAAGCTCACCCTGCCGAAGGGCCTCGAGGAGCGGAAGGAGCGCGCGGACCTGGTCCGCGCCGCCGACGAGGCCCTCGGCGAGGTCGTCCAGAAGATCAAGAAGCGCGGGATCAACCATCCCTACGTGAAGAACTACGTGCTCGCGCGCACGACGCCGCTCACACGCGCGCGTAAGACGCTCCCGCCCTTCGACCAGACGTTCCGGAAGCTCCGCGAGAACCTGAAGGCGTTCGACGTGGCGCAGGTCCGCTACGCCGACATCCAGCGCTCGGCGATCATGGGAGCGCCGCAGGGCGATTGA
- a CDS encoding branched-chain amino acid ABC transporter permease, which produces MSLGRAAGAALLALLALGPFLPMAGMRQYVLHVMIQILIWSFIGGAWSLMGRFGLVSLGHGAFLGLGAYTSTLLWNFYGLTPWIGGVVAAALTTVAALVVAYPCSRFQVVGHYFALVTLAVGEVVRLLIIAERNWTGGSLGLSLTAAAGDSLVAMQFADKRVFYYAALVLWLAGLWVWHRVDRSMARSAMEAIGEDETAAASVGIHVTRFKVGITMLSAALTAVGGVAYAQYISYVNPDTLAGIGVSLRIVFAVVLGGMYSLLGATVGTALTIALSEYLRILFGLRFIGMAETIYGLLLIVFIIFLPAGIYGSLRDLVARVRGGGIVAGSARSA; this is translated from the coding sequence ATGAGCCTCGGGCGCGCCGCCGGCGCGGCGCTGCTCGCCCTCCTCGCGCTCGGGCCGTTCCTGCCGATGGCCGGCATGCGCCAGTACGTCCTCCACGTCATGATCCAGATCCTCATCTGGTCCTTCATCGGTGGGGCGTGGTCGCTGATGGGCCGGTTCGGCCTGGTCTCGCTCGGCCACGGCGCGTTCCTCGGCCTCGGCGCCTACACGAGCACGCTCCTCTGGAACTTCTACGGCCTCACGCCGTGGATCGGCGGCGTGGTCGCCGCGGCGCTCACGACCGTCGCGGCGCTGGTCGTCGCCTATCCGTGCTCGCGCTTCCAGGTCGTCGGCCACTACTTCGCCCTCGTCACGCTCGCCGTCGGCGAAGTCGTGCGCCTCCTGATCATCGCCGAGCGGAACTGGACCGGCGGCTCCCTCGGCCTCTCGCTCACGGCCGCCGCCGGCGACAGCCTCGTCGCCATGCAGTTCGCGGACAAGCGCGTGTTCTACTACGCCGCGCTGGTCCTCTGGCTCGCGGGGCTCTGGGTCTGGCACCGCGTGGACCGCTCGATGGCCCGCTCGGCGATGGAGGCGATCGGCGAGGACGAGACGGCCGCGGCCTCGGTCGGCATCCACGTGACGCGCTTCAAGGTGGGGATCACGATGCTCTCGGCGGCGCTCACGGCGGTCGGCGGCGTGGCGTACGCCCAGTACATCTCGTACGTGAACCCGGACACGCTCGCCGGCATCGGCGTCTCGCTCCGAATCGTCTTCGCCGTCGTCCTCGGCGGGATGTACTCGCTGCTGGGCGCGACCGTGGGCACGGCGCTGACGATCGCGCTGTCCGAGTACCTGCGCATCCTCTTCGGACTCAGGTTCATCGGGATGGCCGAGACGATCTACGGGCTCCTCCTGATCGTCTTCATCATCTTCCTGCCGGCGGGCATCTACGGCTCGCTCCGCGACCTCGTCGCGCGCGTGCGCGGCGGTGGTATTGTAGCGGGGTCCGCGAGATCCGCGTGA
- a CDS encoding SDR family NAD(P)-dependent oxidoreductase, translating to MTLQDQVAIVTGGTGALGQAVTLRLLGEGAAVAIPYAVEKERERLLERVAPADRGRLVTEAVDVSSLTAMTAFADGVAAKRGKIDVLVAGVGGFAGGGLVETDEATWRRMLDLNLTSAFATARAVVPHMLRAGYGRVVVIASRAVVPPQGGFIAYTVAKAGAIAFVQALAQETRSRGVTVNAVLPSTMDTPANRAAMPDSDRKGWVPVEAVADAIAMLVRPAAAYITGTLLAI from the coding sequence ATGACGCTCCAGGATCAGGTCGCCATCGTGACGGGCGGCACGGGCGCCCTCGGCCAGGCGGTGACGCTGCGCTTGCTCGGCGAGGGCGCGGCGGTCGCGATCCCCTACGCGGTCGAGAAGGAGCGCGAGCGCCTCCTCGAGCGCGTGGCCCCGGCGGACCGCGGGCGCCTCGTCACCGAGGCCGTGGACGTCTCGAGCCTCACCGCCATGACCGCCTTCGCCGACGGCGTCGCCGCCAAGCGGGGGAAGATCGACGTCCTGGTCGCCGGCGTGGGCGGCTTCGCGGGCGGCGGCCTCGTCGAGACCGACGAGGCGACGTGGCGGCGGATGCTCGACCTGAACCTCACGAGCGCGTTTGCGACCGCGCGCGCCGTCGTGCCGCACATGCTGCGGGCGGGCTACGGTCGCGTCGTCGTCATCGCCTCGCGCGCCGTCGTCCCGCCGCAGGGCGGCTTCATCGCCTACACGGTCGCGAAGGCCGGGGCCATCGCCTTCGTGCAGGCGCTCGCCCAGGAGACGCGGTCCCGCGGCGTGACCGTCAACGCGGTGCTCCCGAGCACCATGGACACACCGGCGAACCGCGCGGCGATGCCCGACAGCGACCGGAAGGGCTGGGTGCCCGTAGAGGCTGTCGCCGACGCGATCGCGATGCTGGTCAGGCCCGCGGCGGCGTACATCACCGGCACGCTCCTCGCCATCTGA